aacttttctacaaacgAAGCTCTAAACAAAGTACTGaaagacccatccaagctgtggatgtgttccacaGGGACTTCCAAGctagcaaactcaccaatactccTAAGAACATGATATATGGACTTGGAAATCTCTATTTGTGTTTGAGTGCTTTATCATTTAATaactctttataataaacctttagttttagatactaaaggattggctggcagcatggtattttgggtaggATCCAAAATAATattgacctggtaatgtggctgacccTATGGGGTCTGAAGAACATTtggtatatgtgagcagagtttttaaatgaCTTCTCACTGTACAGGACCtagtgctgattgggagccagagaactggaatgcaataagggagttggggggatttctttttttttttaaacttcttgatAACTAGCGTGGGAGATCAGAAGTACCGTATGTGACTGGTTGGTgaatttaacttcagtgttaaccactAGTTTGAGGAGTCTCTGCTCTCCCTTCTgtagcctgccctgaccttggcattttcagtgagggcagCCCTGGGCACCCTGGGTCTCAGGGGCGTGTGAGGGAGATGTGAAGAAAGCCTGTAATCTGATACTTGGACAAAAGAGGGTGGCACCATGGCTGGGAAGAGCTGAGGAACCCCATATTAACCCAGAATGGGAACAGCCAGGCAGTTGAACGTCTCCAAACTCAGAGACAAAATGGACCAGAGCCACACTAAGCAAGAAGCTTTGGAGAAACTTTTTGATCCAAAAGAGTGTTTGAAAACTTATTATTCTTTTGACTCCACAAGCAGTGAAAAAAATGATATTTTGATGTTTCTTCTGAGAAACTTCTTCAAGACCTTCATTTTGGGTGAGTTGGGTGTGTTTTGTGCCATTCTGTTTGCACAAAGGCTGTTTTATAGTGGGATGCGTGTTGCTGGAAACATGATTGTGTAGATCTGGATTTCTTTTAGCAGAGGAGATTTTCCCTAATTATCTTTCTACCCCTGCTTTATGGCGTGATGGGTCCCAGTTGGTCATCCTCATTACAAAAGCCTGGCACAATAGGTGGCGTTGAGAGTAGTACTGTTCTCTAGAATAATAACTCTTGTGTGTGCAATGACAACACTGGGCTGTGCTAATGACCTAGATAGGTCTCCCAAAGTCAATAGGAGAGTCTGAGATGAAGCATAAAATGGGGGCCACTACAGGCTGAAGAATCAATGGTGGAGAAGGTGCACCTGGATCGTGGCagcatggaagaggggagaggaggcggggggcGAGAGCATGCATCAGTGCTTGTGCACAGGGTCCTGTAGGGTGCAGTGGTTGGCGACATCACTGGTGACAGCGGGTATGGAACTGACCAGGACAGAGCAAATCCTCCTTTACTAGTTTGTGCCTTAAGTACAGTCTCCCTACAAGATTGAGCAGCTCCTCATCCCACGCAGTAGAGCTCTGTGCCATTCCCCAGCAAGCCCTGGTCCCAGCATTGCGATGACCAATGGCTGGTGGTAGATCAGAAGCCGGCTCGTGCCACTGAGCCAGTAGTCACCAGTCAAGGAGCTCCCCAGCGGTCCCCGAAAGAGGGACTTTCTCCCAAGCTGTTGGAGTATCTAGGCTTGTGGGCCTGTAGAATGTACTTTTAAAGCTACCTGGGCTGTGTGGGTATTGCTAACTCCGAGCCAAGTGAGCTTAAATaacagatgttaaaaaaaaaacacatcttgGGTTTTGTTTCGGTGCCTTCTGGATCTTGAGCTTTTCgggttgttattttttaaagctttctcCACAACTCTTCACGCTAGAAACTAGCTTTAATTGAATTTATTTATTCAAAGGAAAGATGAGATGAGATCTCCCAGTGCCAgctttaagaaagatatggacaaaaaAGAGACAAGGcccaggggagagcaacaaaaaaagaGAAGACTTAAAAATCTGACTTACAGGCAGGATTGGCAGAATTTTATAATTTTAATGGATAAGATCAATATTTATTTCTAagcttctttatttttattgatttaaattttcacacttgTGGGAAATTATATGACACTCGGGTGGGGGGAGTCAGacgataattatttaatgacaggagacactgagatttaaaaagttaaagttttataacctTTAAAACACCAATTGTCAatttcacatgtcaaaatattacagctaaatatccttaaatccaaGTCAAATAAGTTCTGGAGCAGGATTTCTCTTACTTTGGCTAGCTGTATATTTcagttattatcaatggaaatgctTTTtagtcagtttgtgtgtgtgtggtgaaatcaACGTTTATTGACGTTTATTGATACAAATCTAATCCTTTTCAACCTGCTTAtgaggcaacctcatcataccatcccctccataaacttatcaagctcagtcttgaagccagtcaGAGGTCCTTCGCTGCATTTTACCTCTCCTGGAACTGGCCTTCTTAAAACCCTTTATAAACCCAGAGGAGAAATTGTCCAGCTTGCACCCTCagccccccaaacctcctcctctcccatcctCTGCTGCTGTATGTGCTGATACACAGGTATTTTGCATTCCAAACCAGATAGCGTTAAAGGCAACACCTTGATTCGAATTGGCGGTATGCCCAGCATTTTCGAACTCCTCTCTGCCTGTGAGTCCTTCAAGGAGATCATCGTCACACACAATACGGATCGGAACTGCCAGGAATTGCAGAAATGGCTAAAGAAAGAGCCGGGAGCATTTGACTGGGCTCCAGTGGTGAAATACGTGTGTGAGCTGGAAGGGGACAGGTACGGGAAGGAGACCTAGTTCTGTTACAATTTAACTaaagaaaatatgtaaaaatCCCTTTTAATTTGTGGATCTTCCTTCCCTGGGGTGCTTTTTTCCTAATAATTGTTATGCATTATGGTGGTGTTCAATATGTATAAAAAGAAAGAAGTGGATTGAAGGAAAGGAAAAATTTAAGAGAAGTCTGGAACCAGGTCTCCCCTCCAGCTACCCCTAGCAAGGGATTCCTATGAATACAGCAGACACAAAGCTTGAACTTGCAATGCTTACAAGAGGAAGGTTTATTCCTACACGGGTAATTTCCCCCCCGGCAGAGTGGCAAACACCTCAGGATTAGACCCCCCTTCACTCCCATTTTAGCCTTCAAAATAGGCCGTAAGCGCTAGATGTTCCAAACAGCTGAGCACACGGGGTGCTGAGCTCCTTAGATTATTGGCCACACTTTATATAATCTTCCATTTATATGTATGGGCTATAAAGGGTGAATAAATGGTGCACGATTTACACCATTTTCTACAGATTTGCTGATAACCAAACATTTACGACGCATAATATTTGTGTCTGTAAGATGCCTGTGTCATTTATTAATCCTTATAAAACCATTAGACAAGGGAGCTTCATATAAAGTGTGACCAACTCTGGCTAAATGAgaactgagctcttctgaaaatctgaccttaaGCAGGTGAATTCCACCCAACAGAGATTTCATGTGACTATGTAACTCTCATCCACTGAGCCAATTGCAGATATATTGACTGTGTGCACTGGTCCTGGATATGAAGGGCTCTTTGGCACAACAGTAGCACATTTCTCTTCAGTGTTATATTTATCTTTCCAGGAAAAAGTGGGCTGAGAAGGAAGAGAAATTACGAAGAACGGTCAAGCAGGTTCTGGAATGTGATGTCACCAAATTCAACCCTCTGACCTttgcctctctgccccctgctgacTGCCTGCTCATGTGCCATTGTTTAGTAGCAACTTGCAAAGACCTGAGTACCTACCATGCTGCACTGAAGAATGTCAGCTCCCTGTTAAAGCCAGGGGGTCACTTGCTGATGGTGACCACAATGAAGTGTACTCAATTTGTAGTTGGCCAACACAAgtttccctgcctctttctggagAAGGAGGTTCTGGAGGAAGCAGTGAAGGAGGCTGGTTATGATATTTTGAAGTTTGAGGTGTCTCCCACATGCCATACAGATAATTTGATAGAGCATGAGGGGATCTCTTACCTAGTTGCTGCCAAAGGGAAGGGCAAAGAAGATTAAACAGAAAATACATCAGCTCAATGCAAGGAGAGAGGCAGAATAGATTAGCTGTAGATGCTGGTAGACCTGAAGATCAATGTGCTCTATGGAGCTTTGACGACCTCCAAGAACTTTGGAGAATCCTGTTTGTTTAGGATGCACTAGCTTGAACCCCTTGTTGTGCCACTAAAGCTGCCCTCATCCGTGTCCTTTCCCACTCAGAGCTGCCATCATGTCTCCCTGGCCTCCAACCCCACTATGCTTCATCCAGTGTAGCTGCACCCCACGGGGCTTTATCCTCTCCCTGCTCTTGCCATGTTTTGCCTAggccatgctgcagctgtgcagcTAATAATAATTACATAATGAATCATATAAAGTCCTTCTCACTGCTAATGGACTGGAGCCTGCTCCCagtagtcagtggcaaaactccattcgcttcagtggtgcagaactgggcccagtcAGTGCTGGGTTTGGAATCATTGGTGGATGGGGTTTAGAAAGAGGATCAAAACCCATCTACAGGCCCAACCACCCCAGACTTTTAGGAACAGAGGTTCTGCCCCTGAGCTGCCTCTGGATTCAAATTCTGCAAATAGCTCCATTTGATAATGGGTTGAGCTACTCCTCTCTTACCCCAAATTTTGCAACTCGCTCCCATGTCACGTGTTTAGCTTTGTGCCTTTCTATGCATCTgcattagactgtaaactccttggggcagccATCCTGCCTCCTTGGGAGTCTTGTCTCCCGGCATTGAGAGCATGGCTCACACTGTACACATCGTCCTCAATACTGGCTATAACCTCGCTGTGATTTTAACATTGATCCGTTTGAACCGATTGGCTGGGGCCTGACAGCTGCATTGGGCCATGGTGTTGGATGAATGATTTGTTTTGGTGAATAATTGTAATCTCCACCCAATCGGTGCTTGCCTAATAAAGATCTGTTTCCCATATGCAATAATCTGTGGTTCCAGATCTTATTATTACCTTTGCAGAAGGAGATTTACACGTTAATACATCTGGATTTAAACGATATcactatgtctacacagggataaaaaacctgaggctggcccaggtcagctgaccagGGCTCATGGGGATTGGATTccggggctgaaaaattgctgcatagacatttgggcttggactggaggcCGAGCTCTGGAACCAGAGCAGCCACGGCCATGCCgcaggtcttttatccctgtgtagacagaccctgagtcagtcctctCTTCTCTTAAGGGGACACAAGTGAAAGGATCTAAATTCTCTCCTGAAAACCCTCTAaagcagagtctcaatgctgaatGTAAAAGGAAAGTTGAGTGAAATACCACTACACTTTTTCGCTCCCCAAAAGGGGAAAATCACAGCCAATGTACACCTCCCACCGCTGCAGAATACAGGTAAAACAGGTGAAAAGATGTCGCAGATACCATTACTGCGCATTTGGCAGATGCATTCTTGGGGATCCATCACGTATCACCAAAAATGA
The DNA window shown above is from Emys orbicularis isolate rEmyOrb1 chromosome 15, rEmyOrb1.hap1, whole genome shotgun sequence and carries:
- the LOC135889324 gene encoding nicotinamide N-methyltransferase-like; the protein is MDQSHTKQEALEKLFDPKECLKTYYSFDSTSSEKNDILMFLLRNFFKTFILDSVKGNTLIRIGGMPSIFELLSACESFKEIIVTHNTDRNCQELQKWLKKEPGAFDWAPVVKYVCELEGDRKKWAEKEEKLRRTVKQVLECDVTKFNPLTFASLPPADCLLMCHCLVATCKDLSTYHAALKNVSSLLKPGGHLLMVTTMKCTQFVVGQHKFPCLFLEKEVLEEAVKEAGYDILKFEVSPTCHTDNLIEHEGISYLVAAKGKGKED